The nucleotide sequence GGTAGTCACATCAACAGCGATTGCCGTCCCATCCTTCTCGTCTGCCAGGAAGGATGGGATTACACTTCATTACGGGGATGGCGGTTCAGAAACATTTCAGGAACATCTCAGTGCCTGCCAAGTACGCGGTTGCGTGCTTTGCGAGTTAATGAGGATGCCACTAACGCCCCTTTTTTGAGGAAGGCATGCGCAAGGATTTCAACCTGGTACTGCAGCAGACACTCCATGAAGCACTCCAATACTTACAGGAACTGGACACGCTTCCCGTGGGCGCCACTTCGTCGCTCGACGATTTACGCCAGCGCCTCTGCAAAGAACTGAGCTCCCATGGAACAGAACCAGTCGACGTCATTCGCGATCTTGCCCGCGACGTCGCGGGAGGACTGAATAACTCCGCCAATGCGCGCTTCTACGCCTGGGTAATCGGCGGATCGCTTCCTTCGGCGCTTGCCGCAGATTGGCTTACGTCCACATGGGACCAGAATGCAGGCATGTACGCCGTCAGTCCCGCCGCGGCGATTGTCGAAGAAGCAGTGGGCGTGTGGCTGAAGGATCTTTTCGGCCTCCCGCAGAGTGCTTCGTTCGCGCTGGTCACCGGCTGTCAGATGGCCCATACCACCTGTCTTGCTGCGGCGCGATCATCATTGCTGAAGCAGCACGGTTGGGACGTCGAGCGTAAGGGTCTTGCCGGATCCCCGGCGATCCGCGTTTTTTGTGGGGAGCGGCACGCCACCATTGACCGCTCCCTTCGGCTACTCGGTCTCGGCGATGCATCGATTACATCGCTCGCCACCAGCAACTCCGGCCAACTTGAACCGGCAGCTCTGGAACAGGCGCTGAAGGAATCTAAGGGTTCGCCGGCCATCGTCCTCCTTCAGGCAGGGGACGTAAATACCGGCAGCTTCGACGACTTCGAAGCCCTGATCCCGATTGCCCGCCGCTACCAGGCATGGACCCACGTTGACGGCGCTTTTGGTATGTATGCCGCGGCCAGCCCTCGATTGCAGCATCTTGTCCGCGGTATCTCCAACGCCGATTCCTGGGCCACCGACGGACATAAGTGGCTCAACGTCCCCTACGATTGTGGCTATGCCTTCGTGGCGCACCCTGAGCCACACCGGGCTTCTATGACATATCAGGCGCACTATCTGTCTCATCAGGACGAGGCCCGCGATCCGCTCGACTTCAATCTCGACTTCTCCCGTCGTGCTCGCGGATTCGCCAGCTATGCCGCACTCCGCGAACTCGGGCGCAATGGTGTCCGTGAACTCGTCGAGCGCACCTGCGATTGCGCCGCTGCGATCGTCGACGGCCTGTCGCAAATGGAAAACGTGGAGGTCCTTTCGCGTCCCATCATCAACCAGGGAGTCGTTGCGTTCCTCGATCCCTCGGGCCAGCCGTCCGACGCTTGGAACGACCGCACGATTGCCGAGATCGACCGCGAAGGAACATCGTTCTTTTCTGGGACCACATGGAAAGGTCGCCGGGCCATGCGTATCAGCGTCTCCAACTGGCAGACGTCCGCCGACGACGTGAAGCGCACGCTGGAAGGCATTCAGCGCGCGCAACAATCTCTTCTCGCAACGAGCAAGAAAATCGGTCAGCCCGTGGGCTGACCGATTCACAACCTCGCGGCAGTTATAGTCCCGCGCCCTTATCGGAGCGTTCCTTTGCCGCTTTCGTTCCGGGCTGCGACTTCTCCTGTGTGCCGCCCGTGAAGCCAACGGTGCCTCCGCTGACGCCACCACCGGCCAACTCTTGTGTGAACTCGATAATTGACCGAACCGCAATGCCAGAGGGCCCTTTCGCGATCCAAGCTTTGTTGTCTTCGATCCAAGCCGTACCGGCGATGTCCAGATGGATCCACGGCGTATCTGCCACGAACTCTTTCAGGAACATCGCTGCTGTCACAGCTCCGCCCCAACGGCCGCCACTGTTCATAATGTCGGCAATATTGGACCGAATCGATTCGAAGTAATCCGCATCCAGCGGCAACCGCCACATCTTTTCGCCTGCACGCTTGTGCGCTTCGCTCCATGCTTTCGCCATGCCGTCATCATTCGCGAAGACACCAACGTTGACATATCCAAGCGCAATCACGCACGCGCCGGTCAGTGTCGCCGCGTCGATTAGGTGTGTCGCTCCCAACTGACGCGCATAGTGCAGGCCGTCGGCCAGAACCAGCCGACCCTCCGCATCGGTGTTGATGATCTCGATCGACTTACCCGACATCGCGATCTGCACATCGCCGGGCTTCTGGGCTTTGCCCGAGGGCATGTTTTCGGTCGCGCAGACGATCCCGATTACCTTCACCTTCGGCTTCAGCATGGCAATTGCCCGCATCGCTCCGATCATCGTTGCGCCTCCGGCCATGTCGTACTTCATCTTTTCCATGCCGTCGCTAGGCTTGATGGAGATGCCGCCGGTGTCGAATGTAATGCCTTTACCGACCAGTCCGAGTACTGGTGAAGCCGGCGCGCCCTCCGGTTCGTATGTCATCACGATCAGTGCCGGGGGCTCTTCCGACCCCTGGGCAACGCTCCAGAATGCGCCCATCTTCAGGTCTTTGATCTTGTCGGCGCCATAGACTTCGCACTTGATACCGGTTTCCTTCGCCATCTGCTTGGCGAATTCGCCCATCTTGGTCG is from Terriglobales bacterium and encodes:
- a CDS encoding leucyl aminopeptidase translates to MNIHLHLQSPADLVTECFAVPVLDHGEGSANQPKLLCNDPGVFEAAKEVLHSGEVTGKSFETTLIHRPHGLKAKRLLLIGGGKAKNFGAAEMRRLAGTAVRFMKPRALRSVAIFAPEIAGGAVDAIRCVVEGSLIGNFDPDTYKSDRKDQSVNDVTIVTSADKAVAEQAVKEGRIIGESQNYTRVMVNEPSNRLTPTKMGEFAKQMAKETGIKCEVYGADKIKDLKMGAFWSVAQGSEEPPALIVMTYEPEGAPASPVLGLVGKGITFDTGGISIKPSDGMEKMKYDMAGGATMIGAMRAIAMLKPKVKVIGIVCATENMPSGKAQKPGDVQIAMSGKSIEIINTDAEGRLVLADGLHYARQLGATHLIDAATLTGACVIALGYVNVGVFANDDGMAKAWSEAHKRAGEKMWRLPLDADYFESIRSNIADIMNSGGRWGGAVTAAMFLKEFVADTPWIHLDIAGTAWIEDNKAWIAKGPSGIAVRSIIEFTQELAGGGVSGGTVGFTGGTQEKSQPGTKAAKERSDKGAGL
- a CDS encoding pyridoxal-dependent decarboxylase, which gives rise to MRKDFNLVLQQTLHEALQYLQELDTLPVGATSSLDDLRQRLCKELSSHGTEPVDVIRDLARDVAGGLNNSANARFYAWVIGGSLPSALAADWLTSTWDQNAGMYAVSPAAAIVEEAVGVWLKDLFGLPQSASFALVTGCQMAHTTCLAAARSSLLKQHGWDVERKGLAGSPAIRVFCGERHATIDRSLRLLGLGDASITSLATSNSGQLEPAALEQALKESKGSPAIVLLQAGDVNTGSFDDFEALIPIARRYQAWTHVDGAFGMYAAASPRLQHLVRGISNADSWATDGHKWLNVPYDCGYAFVAHPEPHRASMTYQAHYLSHQDEARDPLDFNLDFSRRARGFASYAALRELGRNGVRELVERTCDCAAAIVDGLSQMENVEVLSRPIINQGVVAFLDPSGQPSDAWNDRTIAEIDREGTSFFSGTTWKGRRAMRISVSNWQTSADDVKRTLEGIQRAQQSLLATSKKIGQPVG